A single genomic interval of Terriglobus albidus harbors:
- a CDS encoding class I SAM-dependent methyltransferase has translation MGRTEQFTDGTHFEAAMGRTEQFTDGTHFEAAMGRTEQFTDASHFEAAMGHTERFTGRAAAYQQYRLSYPASEVMRILREWIGLTSGDTVADIGAGTGMLTELFLDNGNPTIAIEPNAEMRAACADQCGRHPNLTLIDATAEATTLPDHSVDLITAGRAFHWFDHARALPEFQRILKPGHWVAMVSIGRSKNDSPLSQAFESLLTTHGTDYRYVRDGYRVHDRLETLFPGGEVRQTAIAGEQQLTLEALTGQAMSYSMAPLPGDPRHAAFIDALEEFFHRFCDNGLLTQPTTCWISCCRFAE, from the coding sequence ATGGGCCGTACGGAACAATTTACAGACGGTACTCACTTCGAGGCGGCCATGGGCCGTACGGAACAATTTACAGACGGTACTCACTTCGAGGCGGCCATGGGCCGTACGGAACAATTTACAGACGCTAGTCACTTCGAGGCGGCCATGGGCCATACCGAACGCTTCACAGGCCGCGCTGCCGCCTATCAACAGTACCGGCTCAGCTATCCCGCATCCGAGGTCATGCGTATTTTGCGTGAGTGGATCGGCCTGACCTCCGGCGATACGGTCGCCGATATCGGCGCCGGCACTGGCATGCTGACGGAGCTGTTCCTCGACAACGGCAATCCCACCATCGCCATCGAGCCGAACGCCGAGATGCGGGCTGCCTGCGCGGATCAGTGCGGCAGGCATCCGAACCTCACCCTTATCGACGCCACGGCCGAAGCGACAACGCTCCCTGACCACTCCGTCGATCTGATAACAGCAGGCAGAGCCTTTCACTGGTTCGATCACGCGCGGGCGCTTCCGGAGTTTCAGCGCATCCTCAAGCCCGGGCACTGGGTAGCGATGGTCAGCATTGGGCGATCGAAGAATGACTCACCTCTCTCGCAGGCCTTTGAGTCGCTGCTCACCACGCATGGAACCGATTACCGCTACGTCCGCGACGGCTATCGCGTGCATGACAGGTTGGAGACGCTATTCCCCGGAGGAGAGGTTCGCCAGACGGCGATTGCCGGCGAGCAACAACTCACGTTGGAGGCCCTGACCGGCCAGGCGATGTCGTACTCCATGGCTCCCTTGCCCGGCGACCCGCGCCATGCGGCGTTTATCGATGCGCTGGAGGAGTTCTTTCATCGATTCTGCGATAACGGTCTGCTCACCCAGCCAACAACGTGCTGGATCAGCTGCTGCCGTTTCGCGGAGTAG